The stretch of DNA AATACtaatagaaaaacaaatgctTTGTTTTTTCCCAGTAATAACCAAACTTAAGTCAAGAAGGATGGcatgactagaaaaactttaGATAAACTGTAGAATAGTTAGGTAATTAGTATACGTGTGGGTGAATTAGGGAAATAAAGCAACTCAAGGTCAAAATGGTATGTTTTACACCTCTGTGAAAAGTTTTGCTGATGTTTGAAGCATTAAACATTCACTGGAAAGAAAAAGACTAAAATAATCAAGTAGAAGGCATTTTTACCCTAGAACTCTCTCTTCTCCATTTTTTGCAATCTCTAAAAATCCTTGTAGCTCACGCACTCGTTTCCCCTCGATACTCTTCTCTCTAATGCAGGCATCAAGGCACCATGTGAATTTATGACAGGGGTCGACATCTTTAATGTCCTTAACCTCCAAATCATGCACTGCCATCAACAGTTCTGATCTTAATGTGCAATAGTGGACCTCATTTGCACGCAGGAATAATGTCCTTAGAAACTGCAACACCAGATTGTAAAGTGATAATGATtttccaatcatttttgcaaGGCCTTGAACAATGGCATGTTGACGTCTTGTTTTTGATGGCACAGAGAAGAAGCTATGAGAATTGTGTGCTTCAGTACTGTgtagtaaagtgtattttgcCTCAATGTACTGATTTAGAAGTGGGCCGACTGCATCACCAAATAGATGGTGGTGTTTTGACCAGATTTGTCTTTTCACCTCTATTGGACAGTCTTCGTAAAGTTTTGCATCATTAGCAATATGCTCTAAGCATTCATCGTTTATTTTAGGTAGATGCTTCATCACTGCCACTACAACTGGTCGTAGTTCTTTCACGTGGATGAAAGGGAAAGACTGCTCTAGTATTTCCTCGAGTTTTTGTGTACTCAAATCCTTCACTTTTTCCAACACACTCTCTCGTAAGTGCTCCATAACTGACGAGTGAAAGTCAAGCCGTCGGACTCCATGGAGATCAAGAAAAGGCAAAGCAGACTGCAGCGAGGGAAGAAGAATACCGTTGTCATGTTGGAAGCTTTCAATTGTTGCCGCCAAATCGGATGAATTAGACAATGCCTGGCGCAAATGCTCAATTCCAGGTAAGCCAGCTCGCTCAAAGCCAGCCATTGAGATCAATGCTTATTCAACCACAAAATGTGaccaaaaaatgttttgattttcAAGCAGTTTGTTGGAAATTTTTCTTTGAATATTTTTACGCCATATTGGCGGACATCGGCTACGGCCGAATGCGCATGTGTAGTAAGCCCCCGTAAGGAATGTTGGGTTTTTATAGGCGCCATTTCTGGTAGAGCCCAGACTACCATTCCATAGACTTATAAAGGAAGCCCAAGTAAAGAAAGTAACGTCTTTTTTCTCGACAAAAAAAGATAGAGAGAAAGTGACATTATAAGATTataattgtaattaaaatatACTTCGTTCTAAGAAAAGGTACTTTTCTGAAAATTTAAGTACTTTTCTgaaaatttaagaaataaaaacgaTATTCCAGAAAACAGAGTAGGCCTGAGACGagctatttcaaaatggcggacgaaaCAGACGGGCATTTTGACgttcaagaaaaaataagaaaatacgAAGAATTCCTTGACCAAAGACTTGCAAAGGATTTAGAAGCAGTATTCAAATCTCAAGACGAGATAGTTGCCAAAATAACAGAATATACACAGTTGAAATCATCAATCGAACAAATACAGAAGACTGACCTCAAGGGAAAGGACTTGCGAAGCCGTGTCGATTTAGGTTGTAATTTCTTTTGCCAGGCAAGCGTACCAGATCCTTCTAGGATCTTTATAGCAGTTGGTTACGGCTTCTTCGTAGAATTCACTTTGTCTGAGGCTTTGAACTTTATAGAAAAGAAGTTAGCGCATTTGCAACATTCGGTTGATAAACTCGGAAAAGATGCTGCAAAGATCAAGGCGCATATGAAACTTGTGCTCGGGGGACTCCAGGAATTACAAGGACTGAATCAGTTATCACAGAGAATGCATTATCCGGTTTGAGATGTTTTTTGACTTTTCTTAGATAAAAACAATTCTTGGTGTTAAGTAACCCTGTGTAGGGTCTGCTCAAATGAAGAAAATTATGATTACCACTTGCATACTGGGATGAGGTACCTACACCGGCCTTTAACTATTTTAGGCAAAGGGGGTATAGAAGATCAACACCACAAATGAAAACTGAAGGTCATTGTGGGATTGGAGGAAATATGTTAGATAAAATCCCCTCGCCCCTCTACCCCCTTATTAAGTAAAAAGGCttggtaaaaaaatgttggTTGAATGTGTAAGGAactcccaccaccaccaccctctAAATATCCTAATGATTCCCCAAAACTCAATTAGTAAGGAGATAGGGAGCATATGCAAATTTAGACCTCTACATATTATGGCTTAAGGGTGTTCTGCTTAGATCCATAGATAGAATAGTCCATTTTCACAATGTTGTGCGTGCATCCAAAATGGCTAATCTAAAATGGCATACAAAGTTGAGTTTACAGACGATGCTATAGAAAATGCTGAAGAGTGCTTCCTTTGTGGTGTTTTGGCACTATACAGTCAAATCCCCCTTTCTTCTGTCTGCATTTTGGACAAGCTATGGCCCGTCGGatctaaagaaaacaaatgtaATGGGCAAGGAAGGTAGGAAGCATTGTTTATAATCTTAGAACAGGCTTGACAGAAGGAAgtgtgcgcagtcataggtattatatggaaaaagcatggtatttgaagattccccAATAAGAAACGACCCACTTTTGGGGCACAATGTGAAGCAAAGTGGTATATTTTTGTTGGACAGAAAATTCAGGGAGTCAGAACACTAGTTTACTTCTTCAATAAAGGTAAAAGGTTTCTAAATCTCTGAGCGATTCCTGAAACATTTCCTGATAAAACAAACTGAATTGCAAATAAACTGGAATATAGATATTTTCTTGTTTGTAAAACCTTTTTGggttttattttcttgttgcGGGACTTCTTTTAGTGAGTTCATATTTCCTCCTTTACAGTATAGTGTTCATCATTCCTGGCATCAGTTTTTTCTGAAATTTCCAAATATTAAATACTCAAGAAAATGCAGAAAAATGGAGAGTCTATGCTGGCCCACCCGCAAGATTTTCGGGAATGCGACCACACTTCAATCATGAGTGCACCGTCATAGACTCTCTATTGTATTCAATATGTCTCATGATTTACAAAAAGTCAATTCttggataataaaaaaaggtaaaaaatcTGTTGTGACTGCTCGAAAAAGTGAAATCTATCGATAAACATGACTATTCCGGAATCCGTTATTCCGTTCCTTTTAATTTTCCGTCGCACTTCAAAGATCACGGCCACGTGACTGGTACATAGAACCACTTACACGAGCAAAACACGCACGGGGTCAgaaatacagaaaataatAGCTAAGATATCTTATCGTTCTGTGTCTTACCCGTGCAATACTAAGCTTCTGAAATACTCAGCTATGCTTCTGAAGGTTCAATGTCACGTTTTTGTACTTAAATAGTTATAAGAAAAGTTATTATTATGAGAATCGTAATGTTTTTCTGTGCAGGTTAAAGTCCTTCTGTTCACGTGCTCGCCGAgtgaacaacaaaaataaacacttCATTTGAAATTCTATATTTTTGTTCGTCACATCTCCTGTGGCGTTGTTGCTCTGCCCTTCCAACTCCGACTACTCCGCTCTTCACTGAATACTTCTGTTCATTtttcagaaaacaaacaaagaagattttttttttatccatggGAAGACCTTAGGTGATGTAATCTTTGCTTTGTTTACGCCCGCAAAGGGTCCAGTTCGCGAAAGCGGAACATCGCTGTGGAAGTACGCACCGCAAAATTACAAACCTCAATCGCCGGAATGTCAACAGCCGTCAAAGGCATCCTATGGAAGCTAACAAGGCTAAATAGAAGGAATGGAGTCGATATGTTTAAGGTTTTACCCGGAGTCCGTTATAAAAGTTCGAAGGTTCGCGAGCAAGTGAGGATCCCTGACCTTGCACAGGATTTTAAAGGGATGGATCCGTCTTTTCCATGTTTATCCGATCTTTCTATAAGGTAagaaagatataaaaaaataacacttGACTAGCAATACATCCATTAAGCAAAATCCTAGCTAATGACTCAGCAGTTATATACATATTCACAGCTAAGAAATAACGATTGTTGTACCAATTTTATCCATCAGAAGGTCCCAAAAGTATTCTCATAAAGTTCGGTTTATATCGTTACGTTTATTTGCATATCCATAACATAACTGCATTTAACCTTCTAACCTATTATAACCGTAATCGACGGAGTTGCCGATTCCATGACCCGGTCTTGATCCGTTCGTCACGTCGCGTCGTCATATGTTTACAATTTGTATTACTGTGTGTAATGTTACGGCTTGTAAGATCCTCCCTGCGCGTGCACTGCCTAAagtaaataaaactaaaaactaaTTATCGTGCGTGATCAACTAAAACAAAGTTAGTAACTATGactaaaatattaacaacaaGGCTCGTTTTCTAATGTCTAGCAATATACCCCAAGGGCATTTTGAAGATAGCGACCAGGAGAAGTTAGTAACGGCTAGCTTGTATAAGCAGAACTCAATTGAGAAAGGATTTGTATTTGAAGCTCGGTGCATGAAGACAGGGTTTtctgagggggtgggggtgggtggTAGGGGAAGGGGTGCATTGTCATAGATTCTGTCTCAGAAGCTATGCGCAAAAGTATGCGTGACACTAACCCTAGCCGTGCAACTGACCAGGGTGTCAAAATGTGCAATTTTTAACATACTGCTCCCTAGCTTTCTGAAATAGAGGATTGTTCCACCCTccttcatcaccatcattatcaccaatACTTCAACCACCACTTCTAAAACCATCACCActgtcattatcattatcattatcatcatcataattatcatcaataccatcataatcatcatcatcattatcatcatcattgccacCATCttcataataatcataattattaccactatcaacatcaccaacaccaccaccgtcatcatcattaccatcataataataatcatcatcatcatcatcatcatcaccatcctcatcatcaccatcctcatcaacatcatctatCAGCAGtagcattattattattttcatcatcatcattacatgTGACTTACAACCATGTACTTATCTGTTGATAACAGGTCAAAATCAAACAGTCATGGCATTGACCCAGTCTATTCCAAAGTGAATTCAGGATACAAGACATTTGTGTATGACAACCCGTTCTACTTCCAGCATAACGATGGGGTTATCCCGCAGCTGGAGATTGCTTATGAGACATGGGGAGAGCTAAACAGTGATAAAACTAATGTGATACTTCTTTGCACTGGATTGTCAGCATCTTCACATGCTCGTAGTCATAGGGTGGGTatgtctgtctatctgtccACCCACCCATTCActtgcctgtctgtctgtatatatatatatatatatatctttctTCACACtactatatttatattttcgctACTGAGCCCTGGTATCTTGGATCCTTTTAGACAGACTGGTTGTTGGCTGACGGGAATTTTCACTcaagtttatatatatatatatataaacgtGGTTGCccgatgagtgggcaaccacgaaacaggcttgtagagatgaaacggtagttcgcgtgtttttttcctacaaaccaagatatatcccgctctacacctatgtattgagcactattatatgaacgcctgcactcacgcattatatatatatatatatatataagtataAGTACATATGGAGCCTTAAAGACAACGACATagaacactttatttcatggaaaatcctgtcatctcactctacctacaacagctctagcaaaaagatgtaatctctgcctcaaagaaaaacttatcatTATCCACCAACCCGAGCtatcaactttaaacaagcgtaacaagctagtgtcttcgtgccgcgacaggaacaaagccttgttatgcaacagctgaactattcaatttcaccataacagccattcaaatttcatgccctatttttatgttaattttataagatagtatataagtgatgatagtaatatattcttaataaatctcctgatgagtgggcaaccacgaaacaggcttgtagagatgaaatgATAGTTcgcatgtttttttcctacataccaatatatatatatatatatatatatatatatatatatatatatatatatatatatatatatatatagtgttggtttgagaaaaatacaaactacataggtttccctacaggtctgtttcgtggttgcccactcatcaggggatttttcatcccctgatgagtgggcaaccacgaaacagacctgtagggaaacctatgtagtttgtatttttctcaaaccaacactatacaccgctctactttcgagtattgagcactttctatgaaagccttcaaccatcattatatatatatatatatatatatatatatatatatatatatatatatatatatatatatatatagggcACACCCATGGTAGGGGCACACccatgcccctactggtcatttccttataattttggaaaatattaggggggcacatgcccttagtgccccatcccctgctacggccctgcctgTTGTCTGAAAGCATTTTCTACCAACACTGAAAAAAGTTAATAATAGCTATTGCCTAACAATCGGAAAGGGCTACTTTTGAGGTGATGGTAGAAAGATATGCACCCAAAGAAAGCCTTTTACAGACATCTGGTAAGCATTTGTTTGCAGGTAATATTTGTATAAAATAACCAGGAATTTCAATTCCAGAAAAATCCAAATCCGGGCTGGTGGGAGAACTTCATTGGTCCGGGCTGTGCGCTAGATACTGATAAATTTCACATCATCTGCTGTAATGTGATTGGTGGATGCTATGGTTCAAGGTATTATGAATTGATTGATTACTTGTAATAAGATGCATTACACAAGAGTGGATCCTGGATGTTTCATTTTAGGGAAGATACTGTGGTCCGATGCGGCGTGAAGGCGGGGCAGGAGGGTGGACGGGGAATTGGGTGGGGCTTGCTGATGTGTGCCCTTTTCTGGGTAGTGTCTCAGGGGTGTGACATGTGTGCATAGAGgcatgaggggggggggggaggggtgctttGGACCTTGCTGGTTacaagtaatttttttttaataacgtTGTATCTCTTTAGATATGACGGGAAACCAGGGGAGatacaaaatgtttttagcATTGAACATTTGTCCTCCCTAAAACAGGATGATATATTTCTCTTGCAGTGGCCCATCTTCCATAAACCCAGTCACGAACAAGGTAACACCTTAAAGTATACAAGGGTGTTGGGATTCAATCAATTTTCTTTTAGTATGAAAGGCACATCCATTCCGAGGCCTATTTCTGCTACAAGGCTCTCATCAGCTGCTAGGGTAAAGAAACCTAGtcaatttgacaaaaaaaaaaaaaaaaaaaacagttctgTACATAGCCCTATAGAGAGGTCATGAACAATGCTCGTTGTACTGAAGTTATCATTTGCGGATCTGGTGGGGAGGGGGCTAGGGGGTGTAAACTCAACCCTTGGGCTGCCAAGCAAAAGTGTCGTGCGAAAAATACCGTACAGTACTTTACCATTtacaaataatttaaaaaaatattaagtaaatgaccagtaggggcgtgactgtgatcccaaatattttcttaatgtttgtGTGTTTAGCCCCAAAAATCTTATGTGGCCTGCTaaggcagggccgtagcagggggtggggcactgggtgcacgtgccccccccccccacattgttttcttaatgtttctgtatcgtgccccccaataattcgaggctTGCTACGGTTTTGTAAGGGCTCTGAAATTAGAGTGTTGGAGTTCTGGGGTGGGATAGGATAATACAGTATTTCTTTCTTGGGGTACCACTCTGACTGGTGGGCATTTTATCGATGGTTTAATATAGGTCAAACCCTCCTCTTGGCAAAGGGCTAGGTCCCACCTGATTATATCATACTAACAGCTATGCATATTTTGCATTCAGCCATATGCCACAACGTTTCCTATTGTCAC from Nematostella vectensis chromosome 8, jaNemVect1.1, whole genome shotgun sequence encodes:
- the LOC5501183 gene encoding negative elongation factor B isoform X2; protein product: MAGFERAGLPGIEHLRQALSNSSDLAATIESFQHDNGILLPSLQSALPFLDLHGVRRLDFHSSVMEHLRESVLEKVKDLSTQKLEEILEQSFPFIHVKELRPVVVAVMKHLPKINDECLEHIANDAKLYEDCPIEVKRQIWSKHHHLFGDAVGPLLNQYIEAKYTLLHSTEAHNSHSFFSVPSKTRRQHAIVQGLAKMIGKSLSLYNLVLQFLRTLFLRANEVHYCTLRSELLMAVHDLEVKDIKDVDPCHKFTWCLDACIREKSIEGKRVRELQGFLEIAKNGEERVLGDIAMILCDPFAINTIAKSIIKLLHRLANTDTLPRTSEDITFLLRLLNLGVSAWDMIEKQAFKEILVNDELASKFLPFIMSLMVDSSLNTLNGKVPEDDIEEGLVSDGRHLAQHFMHMMVSNKVAFKLAWCFMLHLLHQKDKESPEGKPRTKGETLPNHQHFPTVAGLQCFMHCPGTSPRARHTHWMR
- the LOC5501183 gene encoding negative elongation factor B isoform X1; protein product: MAGFERAGLPGIEHLRQALSNSSDLAATIESFQHDNGILLPSLQSALPFLDLHGVRRLDFHSSVMEHLRESVLEKVKDLSTQKLEEILEQSFPFIHVKELRPVVVAVMKHLPKINDECLEHIANDAKLYEDCPIEVKRQIWSKHHHLFGDAVGPLLNQYIEAKYTLLHSTEAHNSHSFFSVPSKTRRQHAIVQGLAKMIGKSLSLYNLVLQFLRTLFLRANEVHYCTLRSELLMAVHDLEVKDIKDVDPCHKFTWCLDACIREKSIEGKRVRELQGFLEIAKNGEERVLGDIAMILCDPFAINTIAKSIIKLLHRLANTDTLPRTSEDITFLLRLLNLGVSAWDMIEKQAFKEILVNDELASKFLPFIMSLMVDSSLNTLNGKVPEDDIEEGLVSDGRHLAQHFMHMMVSNKVAFKLAWCFMLHLLHQKDKAAVFHALPWYVSPCQAHPLDEIELHILVTALVGMQEEFNQSEFCDLIFDNFLLGLTSQTFAVRHTLRLLWYVYPKMDSHKVIHILTSTQPTSEHPDTIHELHALLVDRIANSNPSTPGSSQDQPSSVSSLGSSSHSPLEYIQPSST
- the LOC5501181 gene encoding protein UXT homolog — encoded protein: MADETDGHFDVQEKIRKYEEFLDQRLAKDLEAVFKSQDEIVAKITEYTQLKSSIEQIQKTDLKGKDLRSRVDLGCNFFCQASVPDPSRIFIAVGYGFFVEFTLSEALNFIEKKLAHLQHSVDKLGKDAAKIKAHMKLVLGGLQELQGLNQLSQRMHYPV